In one window of Arachis ipaensis cultivar K30076 chromosome B06, Araip1.1, whole genome shotgun sequence DNA:
- the LOC107646293 gene encoding putative F-box protein At1g67623, protein MTIDCFSNIAFIPNDIWVAITIKVASDSIRDLCSLRMTCKAARDAGEADIVHRSVSIPPPHATSWWWCLSPEAKRFFDRCMVAGHPELLFREALRELFIRRNENVGLQMLNSANSTGHAAAKYALTMTLLIRTDDNDEKQKGLELYRELDAASSLADYKARCFSILTISWPSEVQMPRIEEQHTVCASPRCSTRGHMPLLYDNRRRAAERNSIHAFGGAAHIPCIQCRADYDLQVFVNLP, encoded by the coding sequence ATGACAATCGACTGTTTTTCAAATATCGCTTTCATTCCCAACGACATCTGGGTAGCAATAACCATTAAAGTTGCATCAGACTCCATTCGCGACCTGTGCAGTCTCAGAATGACCTGTAAGGCTGCACGCGATGCGGGAGAGGCCGATATTGTTCATCGGAGTGTTTCCATCCCACCACCGCATGCCACGTCGTGGTGGTGGTGCCTCAGCCCGGAGGCAAAGAGATTCTTTGATCGATGCATGGTAGCTGGCCATCCAGAGCTTCTGTTTCGGGAGGCACTTCGGGAACTCTTCATCAGACGTAACGAAAACGTTGGCCTCCAGATGCTGAATAGTGCAAACAGTACAGGCCATGCAGCAGCCAAATACGCACTGACCATGACGTTGCTGATTCGCACGGACGACAACGACGAAAAACAAAAAGGGCTGGAACTGTATCGCGAGCTTGATGCGGCAAGTTCACTCGCTGATTATAAGGCAAGGTGCTTTTCAATTCTGACAATCTCGTGGCCAAGTGAGGTCCAAATGCCCCGTATAGAAGAACAACACACCGTCTGTGCCTCACCTAGGTGCTCCACCAGGGGCCACATGCCTCTTCTGTATGACAATCGCAGACGTGCAGCAGAGCGAAACTCCATCCATGCTTTCGGAGGGGCCGCTCATATCCCCTGCATCCAGTGTCGCGCAGACTACGACCTGCAAGTCTTCGTCAACCTCCCATGA
- the LOC107646294 gene encoding protein FAR1-RELATED SEQUENCE 5-like produces MLGGSGECVCFSVSWQVEAVRMLESCWIVDEVVIMASSSKFWKDAYMWNEPLADYWMEGNAVGCTLSRCEGYVVRTNILCGDYDVMSLMRRRNARLDTMFDTRVEEDAELSDWEGRGASMLPGFLGLDGLRAEDVLEMEFSSPQEAGGFYNNYSRLKGFASRRGKTVRNTAGEIVRYTFVCNRQGFREKKWLEKVDRKREHKVVTRCGCMAEMRIKRKDGSGRWYVSRFVEEHNHELAYGKLIDYLLSHRKISEVEVAQLTSMREIGISIPKIYESFAAQLGGFNLVTFTKQDMYNEIRKQRGLQGGDVSAAIRYLEGLARMDGKMFWRYKLGTGQHLCNLFWSDGRCQEDYGIFGDVLAFDATYGRNKYNLPVVVFSGVNHHNQTCVFGTAMVSCESQESYIWVLRQFLECMQGKAPQSVITDGDPAMRIAIQSVFPDAHHRLCAWHLLRNATANISDSRFTQMFRHCMLADMEIDEFEAHWEAMLNECGVREVEWVKDLYTKKHAWATAYIRGRFFAGVRTTSRCESLHAKLGRFVESRYGVLEFVRNFQRCVDFLRDTEDELDFHGTPGTPVL; encoded by the exons ATGTTAGGAGGTAGTGGTGAATGTGTTTGCTTCTCTGTGTC TTGGCAAGTGGAGGCTGTGAGGATGTTGGAATCATGTTGGATAGTAGATGAGGTG GTAATAATGGCATCAAGTAGCAAGTTTTGGAAGGATGCGTATATGTGGAATGAGCCTCTTGCGGATTACTGGATGGAGGGCAATGCTG TTGGTTGTACTCTTAGCAGGTGTGAGGGTTATGTTGTGAGAACTAATATTCTATGTGGTGACTATGATGTGATGAGTCTGATGCGTAGAAGAAATGCTAGATTG GACACAATGTTTGATACGAGAGTGGAGGAAGATGCTGAGTTATCCGATTGGGAAGGAAGGGGGGCTTCAATGTTGCCCGGCttcttgggtttggatgggtTGCGAGCAGAAGATGTTCTTGAAATGGAGTTCTCTTCACCTCAGGAGGCAGGCGGCTTCTATAACAATTACAGCCGACTGAAGGGCTTTGCATCACGGCGAGGCAAGACTGTTAGAAACACTGCCGGAGAGATCGTGCGGTACACTTTTGTTTGTAATAGGCAAGGATTTCGAGAGAAGAAATGGTTGGAAAAGGTTGATCGCAAAAGGGAGCATAAGGTAGTTACCCGATGCGGATGCATGGCGGAGATGAGGATAAAGAGGAAAGACGGTAGTGGGAGGTGGTATGTCTCGCGTTTTGTCGAGGAGCATAACCACGAACTTGCGTATGGGAAGCTTATTGATTATCTGCTGTCACACAGGAAGATATCTGAGGTAGAAGTTGCTCAGCTAACAAGCATGAGGGAGATTGGGATTAGCATACCTAAGATTTATGAGTCTTTCGCAGCACAACTAGGGGGTTTTAATCTGGTAACATTCACAAAGCAAGATATGTATAATGAGATACGGAAACAAAGAGGTCTGCAAGGCGGAGATGTAAGTGCGGCTATTAGGTACTTGGAAGGTCTGGCACGCATGGATGGGAAAATGTTTTGGCGTTACAAGTTGGGGACAGGGCAACACCTATGCAACTTGTTTTGGAGCGACGGTCGTTGCCAGGAAGATTATGGGATTTTCGGCGATGTGCTAGCATTCGACGCTACGTATGGCCGCAACAAGTACAACCTACCCGTTGTAGTCTTTTCTGGAGTAAACCACCACAACCAGACATGCGTATTTGGAACAGCAATGGTCTCCTGCGAATCACAGGAGTCATATATTTGGGTTCTTCGCCAGTTTCTGGAATGCATGCAAGGTAAGGCACCACAATCGGTCATCACGGATGGCGACCCAGCCATGCGGATAGCAATCCAGTCTGTATTTCCTGATGCACATCATCGGTTGTGTGCCTGGCATCTGCTGAGGAACGCGACTGCTAACATAAGCGACTCGAGATTCACACAAATGTTTAGACACTGCATGTTGGCAGATATGGAAATCGATGAGTTCGAAGCGCATTGGGAGGCAATGCTCAACGAGTGCGGTGTTAGGGAGGTTGAGTGGGTTAAGGACTTGTACACCAAAAAGCACGCTTGGGCCACCGCATACATCCGCGGTAGATTTTTTGCTGGAGTACGGACTACCTCTAGGTGCGAGTCACTACATGCCAAACTAGGGAGGTTTGTCGAGAGCAGGTACGGGGTGTTAGAATTTGTCAGAAATTTTCAAAGGTGTGTGGATTTTCTGCGTGACACCGAGGACGAGCTAGACTTTCATGGAACACCTGGAACACCTGTGCTATAA
- the LOC107645500 gene encoding DET1- and DDB1-associated protein 1 isoform X2 yields the protein MDSVLGNWPSYDPHNFSQLRTSDPSRSSKMAPATYHSIHNRDVPPADQVINTEHKNILLREIYRRAEEKLTPKRAASDNLIPEHGSKQPRVST from the exons ATGGATTCTGTCCTTGGTAATTGGCCATCTTATGATCCTCACAACTTTAGCCAGCTTCGAACTTCAGATCCTTCTAGATCTTCT AAAATGGCACCGGCCACTTACCATTCTATTCACAACAGGGACGTACCACCAGCCGATCAAG TGATAAATACCGAACACAAAAATATCCTTCTAAGAGAAATCTACCGGCGTGCAGAGGAGAAG TTGACACCCAAAAGAGCCGCATCCGATAACCTCATACCGGAGCATGGATCCAAACAACCAAGGGTTTcaacttga
- the LOC107645500 gene encoding uncharacterized protein LOC107645500 isoform X1, translating into MDSVLGNWPSYDPHNFSQLRTSDPSRSSKMAPATYHSIHNRDVPPADQVINTEHKNILLREIYRRAEEKIDLIALPSPSQLTPKRAASDNLIPEHGSKQPRVST; encoded by the exons ATGGATTCTGTCCTTGGTAATTGGCCATCTTATGATCCTCACAACTTTAGCCAGCTTCGAACTTCAGATCCTTCTAGATCTTCT AAAATGGCACCGGCCACTTACCATTCTATTCACAACAGGGACGTACCACCAGCCGATCAAG TGATAAATACCGAACACAAAAATATCCTTCTAAGAGAAATCTACCGGCGTGCAGAGGAGAAG ATTGATCTAATAGCCTTACCATCACCATCGCAGTTGACACCCAAAAGAGCCGCATCCGATAACCTCATACCGGAGCATGGATCCAAACAACCAAGGGTTTcaacttga